The stretch of DNA TTACTGCGCCTTCGGCACCAATCCACTTGTCAATCCGCCCTGCCTGGCGCACAATAAACCACGTCACCACCATTGCGGCAATCGTACCTACAACAACACTGAAATGCGCATTAGGCGACTCGGACATCAACAGCATCACGGTAGTAATCGTTGCAGGTCCAGCGAGTAAAGGCAACGCTAAAGGAGTAATTGCAATATCGCGCCCTTGTTCAATAATTGGTGTATCTAACTCACCTTCAAGCATTTTTAACGCAGTTAATAGCAGTAACAACCCTCCGGCTACGCGTAAGGATGCAATACTGAT from Chroococcidiopsis sp. TS-821 encodes:
- a CDS encoding MarC family protein — its product is MDISVLVRTFVAVFVLADALGNAPIFLVLTKGMEPQQRDRVVDKASIVAIAVLLSFAFGGRFILDYLHISIASLRVAGGLLLLLTALKMLEGELDTPIIEQGRDIAITPLALPLLAGPATITTVMLLMSESPNAHFSVVVGTIAAMVVTWFIVRQAGRIDKWIGAEGAVIVTQLLGFLLAALAIEIGSEGIKELFF